Proteins encoded within one genomic window of Eurosta solidaginis isolate ZX-2024a chromosome 1, ASM4086904v1, whole genome shotgun sequence:
- the LOC137240521 gene encoding uncharacterized protein: protein MDNTAKASKRQKRILHFSSEEKRNLISAVRLKDRIWNIGDPLHSNKNAVDQAWNEIGFTLRKSVEECKAAWVSLRESYRYRAKATNKFKSGSAGGEQLSEPYFNEDIDWEFAEEMSFLPNVSQKRRTFTTSDDSQNEEASTSKRPGSQYEYTPTPPKRSRLASQPQNQEIWQKFDDLLEKQGNALKLRESESESPFKEAFAGFEFLLKQLPKKVADEACCNFMYTLLQKVGAEREKSS from the exons ATGGACAACACAGCAAAAGCCTCCAAGCGTCAGAAGCGCATATTGCACTTTTCCAGCGAGGAAAAGCGCAACCTTATTTCAGCCGTTAGATTAAAAGATCGGATTTGGAATATCGGCGATCCGCTGCATTCAAATAAAAATGCAGTGGATCAGGCGTGGAATGAGATAGGTTTTACGCTTCGTAAATCGG TGGAAGAGTGCAAAGCTGCGTGGGTGAGCTTGAGGGAAAGCTACCGCTACCGGGCGAAGGCCACGAACAAATTTAAGAGTGGAAGTGCCGGTGGGGAGCAGCTCAGTGAGCCATATTTTAATGAGGATATCGATTGGGAGTTTGCGGAGGAGATGTCCTTCCTGCCAAATGTATCCCAAAAGAGAAG AACTTTCACTACCAGTGATGATTCCCAAAATGAGGAAGCGAGTACATCAAAACGCCCTGGTTCTCAATATGAATAT ACTCCCACACCACCGAAACGTTCCCGTTTAGCTAGCCAGCCCCAAAATCAGGAAATATGGCAGAAGTTCGATGACCTTTTGGAAAAACAAGGCAATGCGTTGAAGTTGCGGGAATCGGAGTCGGAGTCTCCATTTAAGGAAGCTTTTGCAGGCTTCGAATTTCTACTTAAGCAGCTTCCGAAGAAGGTAGCTGATGAAGCATGCTGCAACTTTATGTACACGCTGTTACAAAAAGTTGGCGCGGAAAGAGAAAAGTCTTCCTAG